A part of Desulfomicrobium macestii genomic DNA contains:
- the glgP gene encoding alpha-glucan family phosphorylase — protein sequence MQPLHVYTVVPKLPEKLLPLKTLASNLYFSWQHEIEEFFAQIDRELWEKSEHNPVWFLNHLPQSTLEELGEDEFFLDRLSTIAAGFEKYISKRGPMTGLDALDSGPVVAYFSAEYGIAQCLPVYSGGLGVLAGDHLKSASDLNIPLVGIGLCYQRGFFRQYLTHDGWQQERYQPNDFDQMPLFPVLNEEGLPLKVRFQMQGKPLYFRVWRADVGRVPLFLMDTNIPENPPERRELTSQLYGGDLEMRLMQEYLLGIGGIKALEAMGLSPRVIHMNEGHSAFAGLERIRVLMQDRHLSFEAALELVAQSSVFTTHTPVPAGNDRFSPDLMARYFQEYSADLGLSWKVFLALGRENTRDDAEHFCMTILALRLSRFNNGVSRLHGKVSRKMWAKVWPQYPEEDVPIGWVTNGIHFPTWVAPEMSVLFDRFLGQSWREDPDCERVGEKFGTIPDIELWRTHERLRERLVDFVRRRLQQQIMSRGGRSWELEVADNVLNPEALTIGFARRFASYKRAYLLLKDDDRLKRLVTDPARPVQFVFAGKAHPRDNEGKKIIQELISLCQSPESRASMVFLEDYDMQVARYLVQGCDIWLNNPRRPLEACGTSGMKAMANGVLNLSTLDGWWDEAWCPDNSVGWAIGNAEEYDDVEYQDFVESQTLYNILEKDVIPLFYDRVQGSFPRRWVQKMKQALKTLGPVFNGHRMVEEYSKRAYLPSNISYGKLSANEYRPVVELAEWRMNLLTHWGALDIRNVQCITAHEMFVGENLEVSAEVKVEGLGIQDIRVEIYTGPLDHTGKFASRSTFLMSPDERTPDGWYVYRGKAMPMATGKFGFTVRILPHHPLLRDAHSLGLIFWADEPAPKLQG from the coding sequence ATGCAACCATTGCATGTCTATACAGTTGTGCCCAAGCTTCCGGAAAAACTTCTGCCGCTCAAGACGCTGGCAAGCAACCTCTATTTTTCCTGGCAGCATGAAATCGAGGAGTTCTTTGCCCAGATAGACCGCGAACTGTGGGAAAAAAGCGAACACAATCCGGTCTGGTTCCTGAACCATCTGCCCCAGAGCACACTGGAAGAGCTGGGCGAGGATGAATTCTTTCTGGACCGTCTGTCAACCATTGCGGCGGGTTTCGAAAAATACATCTCCAAGCGCGGCCCCATGACCGGACTCGACGCCCTCGACAGCGGGCCGGTGGTCGCCTATTTCAGCGCCGAATACGGCATCGCCCAATGCCTGCCCGTGTATTCGGGAGGGCTTGGCGTGCTGGCCGGAGACCATCTCAAATCCGCCAGTGACCTGAACATTCCCCTGGTCGGCATCGGCCTTTGCTACCAGCGCGGATTTTTCCGCCAGTACCTGACCCACGACGGCTGGCAGCAAGAGCGCTACCAGCCCAACGATTTCGACCAAATGCCCCTCTTTCCCGTGCTCAACGAGGAAGGGCTGCCGCTCAAGGTCCGCTTCCAGATGCAGGGCAAGCCCCTCTATTTCCGCGTCTGGCGGGCCGACGTGGGCCGCGTGCCGCTGTTCCTGATGGACACCAACATCCCCGAAAATCCGCCCGAGCGCCGGGAGCTGACCTCCCAGCTCTACGGCGGCGATCTGGAAATGCGGCTCATGCAGGAATACCTGCTCGGCATCGGCGGCATCAAGGCCCTGGAGGCCATGGGCCTCTCGCCCCGGGTCATCCACATGAACGAAGGGCACTCGGCCTTTGCCGGTCTGGAAAGAATCCGCGTGCTCATGCAGGACCGGCACCTGTCCTTCGAAGCGGCCCTTGAACTGGTCGCCCAGAGCTCGGTCTTCACCACGCACACTCCTGTTCCGGCGGGCAACGACCGTTTCTCCCCGGACCTTATGGCCAGATACTTCCAGGAATACTCCGCGGACCTGGGACTCTCCTGGAAGGTTTTCCTGGCCCTTGGCCGTGAAAACACGCGCGACGATGCCGAGCACTTCTGCATGACGATCCTGGCCCTGCGCCTATCCCGGTTCAACAACGGCGTAAGCCGGCTGCACGGCAAGGTCTCACGCAAGATGTGGGCCAAGGTCTGGCCCCAGTACCCGGAAGAGGATGTGCCCATCGGCTGGGTCACCAACGGCATTCATTTCCCGACCTGGGTGGCCCCGGAAATGTCCGTCCTTTTCGACCGCTTTCTCGGCCAGTCCTGGCGCGAGGATCCGGACTGCGAGCGCGTGGGCGAAAAATTCGGGACCATCCCCGACATCGAGCTCTGGCGCACCCACGAACGCCTGCGCGAGCGGCTCGTGGACTTCGTCCGGCGCAGGCTGCAGCAGCAGATCATGTCCCGCGGCGGCCGGAGCTGGGAGCTGGAAGTGGCCGACAACGTCCTCAATCCCGAGGCCCTGACCATCGGCTTCGCCCGCCGCTTCGCGTCCTACAAGCGCGCCTACCTGCTCTTGAAGGACGATGACCGCCTGAAACGCCTCGTCACCGACCCGGCCCGCCCGGTGCAATTCGTCTTTGCCGGCAAGGCCCATCCCCGCGACAACGAGGGCAAGAAAATCATCCAGGAGCTCATCAGCCTCTGCCAATCCCCCGAGAGCCGCGCGTCCATGGTCTTTCTGGAAGACTACGACATGCAGGTCGCCCGCTACCTGGTCCAGGGCTGCGACATCTGGCTCAACAACCCGCGCCGCCCCCTTGAGGCCTGCGGCACCAGCGGCATGAAGGCCATGGCCAACGGCGTCCTGAACCTGAGCACCCTCGACGGCTGGTGGGACGAGGCCTGGTGTCCGGACAATTCCGTGGGCTGGGCCATCGGCAACGCCGAGGAATACGACGACGTCGAGTACCAGGACTTCGTGGAGAGCCAGACCCTCTACAACATCCTCGAAAAAGACGTCATCCCGCTCTTCTACGATCGCGTGCAGGGCTCTTTCCCGAGACGCTGGGTGCAGAAAATGAAGCAGGCGCTCAAAACCCTGGGTCCGGTCTTCAACGGACACCGCATGGTCGAGGAATATTCCAAGCGCGCCTACCTCCCGTCCAACATCAGCTACGGCAAGCTCTCGGCCAACGAGTACCGCCCGGTCGTGGAACTGGCCGAGTGGCGCATGAACCTGCTCACCCACTGGGGAGCGCTCGACATCCGAAACGTGCAGTGCATCACGGCCCACGAGATGTTCGTCGGCGAGAACCTGGAGGTCAGCGCCGAGGTCAAGGTCGAGGGACTCGGCATCCAGGACATCCGCGTGGAGATCTACACCGGCCCCCTCGATCACACCGGCAAGTTTGCCAGCAGGTCCACCTTCCTCATGAGCCCGGATGAACGCACTCCGGACGGCTGGTACGTGTATCGCGGCAAGGCCATGCCTATGGCCACCGGCAAGTTCGGCTTCACCGTGCGCATCCTGCCGCACCACCCATTGCTGCGCGATGCGCACAGCCTGGGTCTGATATTCTGGGCCGACGAGCCCGCGCCGAAACTCCAAGGGTAG
- a CDS encoding TlyA family RNA methyltransferase, translated as MAKKVDRADVVLAEQGLVESREKAKRMIMAGQVLLLQGEARTPVAKPGQQIPRDARLELKEAERFVSRGGYKLLTALEHFALDVSGMVALDAGASTGGFTDCLLQFGAARVYAVDVGHAQLHWKLVTDPRVVNLERVNLRHATADLLPEKVDLVVADCSFISLRLILPPCLQFLKDEGQILALVKPQFELGPEHAVKGVVRSEELQLRAVDEIREFAREELGLHVLGSVAAGIKGPKGNQEYLLHLRR; from the coding sequence ATGGCCAAGAAAGTCGATCGGGCCGACGTGGTCCTGGCCGAGCAGGGGCTGGTCGAGAGCCGCGAGAAGGCCAAACGGATGATCATGGCCGGTCAGGTTCTGCTGCTCCAGGGCGAGGCCCGGACACCCGTGGCCAAGCCCGGGCAGCAGATTCCGCGCGATGCGCGGCTGGAGCTCAAGGAAGCGGAGCGTTTCGTGTCGCGCGGCGGCTACAAGCTGCTCACGGCTCTTGAGCATTTCGCCCTGGACGTGAGCGGCATGGTCGCCCTGGACGCAGGGGCCTCCACCGGCGGATTCACGGACTGCCTGCTGCAATTCGGGGCCGCGCGGGTCTACGCCGTGGACGTTGGGCACGCCCAGCTGCACTGGAAGCTGGTCACGGACCCGCGCGTCGTGAATCTGGAGCGGGTCAACCTGCGTCACGCCACCGCCGACCTCCTTCCCGAAAAAGTGGACCTGGTGGTGGCCGACTGCTCCTTTATCTCCCTGCGGCTCATCCTGCCCCCCTGCCTGCAATTCCTGAAGGACGAAGGACAGATCCTGGCCCTGGTCAAGCCGCAGTTCGAGCTGGGCCCCGAGCATGCGGTCAAGGGCGTGGTCCGTTCGGAGGAATTGCAACTCAGGGCCGTGGACGAAATACGGGAATTCGCCCGGGAGGAGCTCGGACTGCACGTCCTGGGCTCCGTCGCGGCAGGGATCAAGGGCCCCAAGGGCAACCAGGAATACCTGCTCCATTTGCGGCGCTGA
- a CDS encoding TrmH family RNA methyltransferase: MPDRFLTEDRKTKLRNVLAKRQPDLTLVLNNIHDPHNVSAILRSCDAFGVFGVHLYYTKEKFPSLANSSSGSAKKWIDLTRHREAGTMIQGLRDRGMQIVGTGFSSTARPIMDIDFTKPTAIILGNEHRGMDPDVKIHVPDEIYIPMFGMVQSLNVSVAAATILYEAMRQRLAAGMYDQSPLDEEEFENVYADWCKRGKDY; encoded by the coding sequence ATGCCTGACAGATTTCTGACCGAAGACCGCAAAACCAAGCTCAGAAACGTACTGGCCAAACGCCAGCCCGACCTGACCCTGGTACTGAACAATATCCACGACCCGCACAACGTGTCCGCCATCCTGCGCAGTTGCGACGCCTTCGGGGTGTTCGGCGTGCACCTCTATTACACCAAGGAAAAATTTCCTTCCCTGGCCAACAGCTCATCCGGCTCCGCCAAGAAGTGGATCGACCTGACCCGCCACCGCGAAGCAGGAACCATGATCCAGGGCCTGCGCGACCGGGGCATGCAGATCGTGGGCACGGGCTTCAGCTCCACGGCAAGGCCCATCATGGATATCGATTTCACCAAACCCACGGCCATCATTCTCGGCAACGAGCACCGGGGCATGGACCCCGACGTCAAGATTCATGTGCCGGACGAAATCTACATCCCCATGTTCGGCATGGTTCAGAGCCTGAACGTGTCCGTGGCCGCCGCGACCATCCTCTACGAGGCCATGCGCCAGCGCCTGGCCGCAGGGATGTACGATCAAAGCCCCCTGGACGAGGAAGAGTTCGAAAACGTATACGCCGACTGGTGCAAGCGCGGCAAAGACTACTAG
- the aroC gene encoding chorismate synthase, translating to MAGNTFGSIFKLTTFGESHGPALGGVVDGCPAGIALNEAAIQTELDKRRPGQGGLAVTARNEPDRIRLLSGVFEGRTTGTSIGFAIENTDQRSRDYGEIKDVFRPGHGDMTYEAKYGLRDYRGGGRSSGRETVSRVAGGAVAGAFLEPLGITVRAAAVELGGIAAESLDIKGAEHRQFFAADDNAVLRWQELVKKVAAQSDTLGGIVEIRAQGVPAGLGEPVFDKLDARLAAALMSVGAVKGIEIGSGFAASRMRGSENNDAMLDTGFASNNAGGILAGISSGQEIVLRAAIKPIPSIALDQHTRDRFGAARTIRVGGRHDICAIPRVVPVLSAMVRLVLADMVLLQRRMGGGT from the coding sequence ATGGCGGGAAACACTTTCGGCAGCATCTTCAAACTGACGACCTTCGGCGAATCCCATGGCCCGGCCCTGGGCGGGGTGGTGGACGGATGTCCCGCCGGGATCGCCCTCAATGAGGCCGCCATCCAGACGGAACTCGACAAGCGCAGACCCGGTCAGGGCGGCCTGGCCGTCACCGCCCGCAACGAACCGGACCGCATCCGGCTCTTGTCCGGCGTCTTCGAGGGCCGCACAACAGGCACGTCCATCGGCTTCGCCATCGAGAACACGGACCAGCGCTCCCGCGACTACGGCGAGATAAAAGACGTTTTCCGGCCGGGTCACGGAGACATGACCTACGAGGCCAAGTACGGGCTGCGCGACTATCGCGGCGGAGGCCGCTCCTCGGGCCGGGAGACCGTCTCGCGCGTGGCGGGTGGAGCCGTGGCCGGGGCGTTTCTGGAACCGCTCGGGATCACTGTCCGGGCCGCCGCCGTGGAACTTGGCGGCATCGCGGCCGAGAGCCTGGACATCAAAGGTGCGGAACACCGCCAATTCTTCGCGGCTGACGACAATGCTGTCCTGCGCTGGCAGGAACTGGTCAAAAAGGTCGCGGCCCAAAGCGACACGCTGGGCGGCATCGTCGAAATCCGCGCCCAGGGCGTGCCCGCGGGACTTGGCGAACCGGTCTTCGACAAGCTCGACGCCCGCCTGGCCGCCGCGCTCATGAGCGTGGGCGCGGTCAAGGGAATCGAGATCGGAAGCGGCTTCGCTGCCAGCCGCATGCGCGGCAGCGAAAACAACGACGCCATGCTGGATACGGGCTTTGCATCCAACAACGCCGGTGGAATCCTGGCCGGGATCTCAAGCGGCCAGGAGATCGTACTGCGCGCCGCCATCAAACCCATCCCGTCCATCGCGCTCGACCAACACACCCGCGACCGCTTCGGGGCAGCCCGGACCATCCGCGTCGGCGGACGGCACGACATCTGCGCCATCCCGCGCGTGGTCCCGGTGCTCTCGGCCATGGTCCGGCTGGTCCTGGCCGACATGGTTCTGCTGCAACGGCGCATGGGGGGCGGCACATGA
- a CDS encoding YdcF family protein, whose product MSVGAGFILKKALGTLFMPLSVCLILFALGMVYVLLRRSKDAIAPFVMGALLLYAFSLNSVSGYMISPLEDAHPPLDLTNAEIVRRPVKWVVVLGSGHWTDKRLSPGSMLEEAALYRLTEGIRVANRFRGSILVLSGGKYKDEQSSAQVMAAAAVDLGFDPARIMLSDKALDTHDEAMHIRALAGSDAFVLVTSASHMLRAVKLFENQGLKPIPAPTCYRDKGEPENFLPGADNIKTCNMAVHEYMGLAWSFVRGQISVF is encoded by the coding sequence ATGAGCGTCGGCGCGGGCTTTATCCTCAAGAAAGCCCTGGGCACGCTTTTCATGCCCCTGTCGGTCTGTCTGATTCTTTTCGCCCTCGGCATGGTCTACGTGCTGCTGCGCCGCTCCAAGGACGCCATCGCCCCCTTTGTCATGGGCGCGCTCCTGCTCTACGCCTTTTCCCTCAACTCCGTCTCCGGATACATGATCAGTCCCCTTGAGGACGCCCACCCGCCCCTGGATCTGACCAACGCGGAAATCGTCAGAAGGCCCGTCAAATGGGTGGTCGTGCTCGGCTCGGGGCATTGGACGGACAAGCGCCTGTCCCCCGGGTCCATGCTCGAAGAGGCGGCCCTGTACCGGCTCACCGAAGGCATTCGGGTGGCAAACCGGTTTCGGGGCTCCATCCTGGTTCTTTCGGGCGGAAAATACAAAGACGAACAGTCAAGCGCACAGGTCATGGCCGCCGCAGCCGTGGACCTGGGCTTCGACCCGGCCCGGATCATGCTCTCCGACAAGGCCCTCGACACCCACGACGAAGCGATGCACATAAGGGCCCTGGCCGGTTCCGACGCCTTTGTGCTGGTTACTTCGGCCTCGCACATGCTGCGCGCCGTAAAGCTGTTCGAAAACCAGGGCCTAAAGCCCATCCCCGCTCCGACCTGCTACCGTGACAAGGGCGAGCCCGAGAATTTCCTGCCCGGCGCGGACAACATCAAAACCTGCAACATGGCCGTGCACGAATACATGGGTCTGGCCTGGTCCTTCGTGCGCGGGCAGATATCAGTTTTCTAG
- a CDS encoding rhomboid family intramembrane serine protease produces MIDILPTLALATSKHSPDKATIRAWALVLSSRRFLHRFDKGTLLVAPALAPLAVREIIAYEEENRPRSRPAPLPDNSWVSLLVIAIFLGLTMWFDAQGLGRRISWHVAGRADAGLILEGQWWRCVTALFLHADAGHLLANAGALAVLASLLARRIGSGLTWGLFLLSGGLGNALNAWAQAPDHLSVGASTGVFGLIGVLAGGAGRAERGSRGQVLLLALGFGFSLLAMLGAGEERVDLGAHFFGMCCGLPFGLLVGDWHGATGWKARVGAVCGAAGLALAVWAWTLALENGALAG; encoded by the coding sequence GTGATCGACATCCTGCCCACCCTGGCCCTGGCCACCTCGAAGCACAGCCCGGACAAGGCCACCATCCGCGCCTGGGCCCTGGTCCTGTCCAGTCGAAGATTCCTGCACCGTTTCGATAAAGGAACGCTGCTGGTCGCGCCCGCCTTGGCGCCGCTCGCGGTGCGGGAAATCATCGCCTACGAAGAGGAAAACCGGCCCAGATCCCGCCCGGCTCCCCTACCCGACAACTCCTGGGTCAGCCTGCTGGTCATCGCCATCTTTCTGGGCCTGACCATGTGGTTCGACGCCCAGGGGCTCGGCAGGCGCATCTCGTGGCATGTCGCGGGCCGGGCCGACGCCGGACTCATCCTTGAAGGACAGTGGTGGCGCTGCGTGACCGCCCTGTTCCTGCACGCCGACGCCGGGCACCTGCTGGCCAATGCCGGAGCGTTGGCGGTGCTCGCCTCGCTCCTGGCGCGCCGCATCGGATCGGGTCTGACCTGGGGTCTCTTTTTGCTCTCGGGTGGCCTCGGCAACGCCCTGAACGCCTGGGCGCAAGCGCCTGATCACCTGAGCGTGGGCGCGTCCACGGGCGTATTCGGGCTGATCGGCGTTCTGGCCGGAGGTGCGGGCCGGGCCGAACGCGGCTCACGGGGACAGGTCCTTCTACTGGCCCTGGGCTTCGGTTTCAGCCTGCTGGCCATGCTTGGCGCGGGAGAGGAACGCGTGGACCTGGGAGCGCATTTTTTCGGGATGTGCTGTGGTCTGCCCTTTGGATTGCTGGTCGGCGACTGGCACGGGGCAACGGGATGGAAGGCGAGGGTCGGGGCTGTGTGCGGCGCGGCGGGGCTGGCCCTTGCGGTCTGGGCCTGGACCTTGGCCCTGGAAAACGGCGCGCTTGCGGGATGA
- a CDS encoding CoA-binding protein, with amino-acid sequence MAQIVAVLGASHKPERYSNKAVRMLKEHGHSVIPVTPGRSVIEDLPVVSSLDAIDRKVDTLTLYVGPERSAQLQDSILALRPGRVILNPGTESATLEQALTEAGIPWEHACTLVMLRTGQF; translated from the coding sequence ATGGCACAGATTGTCGCGGTGCTCGGAGCGAGCCACAAGCCGGAACGTTACTCGAACAAGGCCGTGCGCATGCTCAAGGAGCACGGGCATTCGGTCATCCCGGTCACGCCGGGTCGATCCGTCATCGAGGATCTGCCCGTCGTGTCCAGTCTGGACGCCATCGATCGCAAGGTGGACACCCTGACCCTTTATGTCGGGCCGGAGCGCAGCGCGCAGCTGCAGGATTCCATCCTGGCGCTAAGGCCCGGGCGTGTGATCCTCAATCCCGGCACGGAATCGGCGACCCTGGAGCAGGCCCTGACCGAAGCGGGCATTCCCTGGGAGCACGCCTGCACTCTGGTCATGCTCAGAACCGGACAGTTCTAG
- the grpE gene encoding nucleotide exchange factor GrpE — protein sequence MSNKEKEGQNPEEVQTEMQTEETPELTLEEKYAQALADVEELKKDNLRVLADSENFKKRLLREKEDYFKFATSAILEEIIPVMDNLDLALAHGKQTEACKDLVTGVEMTMNIFLDTMKKHGLEQIAEVDVPFDPARHEALGQVERDDVGENTVCQMLQKGYMLKDRLLRPAKVMVSRKAGA from the coding sequence ATGTCCAATAAGGAAAAAGAGGGCCAGAACCCGGAAGAAGTGCAGACCGAAATGCAGACCGAAGAAACGCCGGAGCTGACCCTGGAGGAGAAGTACGCCCAGGCCCTGGCCGACGTGGAGGAGCTCAAAAAAGACAACCTGCGCGTCCTGGCGGACAGTGAGAATTTCAAGAAGCGTTTGCTGCGCGAAAAGGAAGACTATTTCAAATTTGCCACCTCCGCCATCCTCGAGGAGATTATCCCGGTCATGGACAACCTCGACCTGGCCCTGGCCCACGGCAAGCAGACCGAGGCCTGCAAGGATCTGGTCACGGGCGTCGAGATGACCATGAACATTTTTCTCGACACGATGAAGAAGCATGGGCTGGAGCAGATCGCCGAAGTGGATGTGCCTTTCGATCCCGCGCGCCACGAGGCCTTGGGGCAGGTCGAGCGGGACGATGTCGGGGAAAACACGGTCTGTCAGATGCTGCAGAAGGGCTACATGCTCAAGGACAGACTGCTGCGTCCGGCCAAGGTCATGGTCAGCCGCAAGGCGGGAGCCTGA
- the hrcA gene encoding heat-inducible transcriptional repressor HrcA, with protein MILSKRETAVLTAVVETYVETALPVSSQALAVGLGLSPASLRSTMAALTEKGYLQQPHTSAGRAPTVPAFRYYLDEVLKLGPLPRREQSRLHDHIQPGAGDLPQVLRRAVRTLSSLTRQVCVIMAPRQDLARWRQIDFVLLRPGMIMAVLVMQGGLVSNRLVQMDESLSADELVRYGNYLNSLFEGRTTYEVRGEIERQLHNVRKTLDAYRRAWELAAQALAEEEQPEVFVGGASHLTDQPEFTELETIQELLRLIEERSRLLELLDKTSASQSVSVSLSQDMPGLAGCSLVASPYSAFSTNHGTLAVLGPVRMNYARIMPVVDFAAQILSQCLKSRF; from the coding sequence ATGATCCTGAGCAAGCGCGAAACCGCAGTCCTCACCGCAGTGGTCGAGACCTATGTGGAGACCGCCCTGCCCGTGTCGTCCCAGGCTCTGGCCGTGGGCCTTGGACTGAGCCCCGCGTCGCTGCGGTCAACCATGGCCGCCCTGACCGAGAAAGGATATCTGCAACAGCCGCATACGTCCGCCGGGCGGGCTCCAACGGTTCCGGCTTTTCGCTATTATCTCGATGAGGTATTAAAGCTCGGGCCCCTGCCGCGCAGGGAACAGTCCCGCCTGCACGACCACATCCAGCCGGGTGCGGGGGATTTGCCCCAGGTCCTGCGTCGCGCCGTCCGGACCCTCTCGTCCCTGACCCGTCAGGTGTGCGTGATCATGGCTCCGCGTCAGGATCTGGCCCGCTGGCGGCAGATAGATTTCGTCCTCTTGCGGCCGGGCATGATCATGGCGGTGCTGGTCATGCAGGGCGGGCTGGTCAGCAATCGTCTGGTGCAGATGGACGAGAGCCTGAGCGCCGACGAGCTTGTGCGCTACGGGAATTACCTGAACAGCCTGTTCGAGGGGCGCACCACCTATGAGGTGCGCGGTGAGATCGAGCGTCAGCTGCACAACGTGCGCAAAACGCTGGATGCCTATCGCCGGGCCTGGGAGCTGGCCGCGCAAGCCCTGGCCGAGGAAGAACAGCCCGAGGTTTTCGTCGGTGGCGCGAGCCATCTCACGGATCAGCCCGAATTCACGGAGCTGGAGACCATCCAGGAGCTGTTGCGACTCATCGAGGAGCGTTCGCGCCTGCTTGAACTCCTGGACAAGACCTCGGCCAGCCAGTCCGTCTCGGTCAGCCTGTCCCAGGACATGCCCGGACTCGCGGGATGCTCGCTGGTGGCCTCTCCCTACAGCGCTTTTTCCACCAATCACGGAACGTTGGCAGTGCTTGGGCCGGTGCGCATGAACTACGCACGCATCATGCCCGTGGTTGACTTTGCCGCTCAAATACTTAGTCAGTGCCTCAAATCCCGCTTCTAA
- the rfbD gene encoding dTDP-4-dehydrorhamnose reductase → MKSAVVLGGKTGLLGQALCLALSRQGWTVNAPGRDELNLFERPAVEEYLARTGATVLFNTVAYTKVDQAEDEPAEASRLNRQLPLVLGKAVQNAGVSLVHYSTDFVFNGRKTSPYTPGDQPAPGSVYGQTKLLGERELLALDLPNLLIIRTSWLFGPCKTNFVTRILELAATRPELSVVHDQIGSPSYTPDLAAGSLALLDKGATGIFHLANAGQASWCELATEAVRGADLACRIKPIPSSEYPQKACRPAYSVLDLSAFTAVTGIAPRPWVQALREFLFSREDCLS, encoded by the coding sequence ATGAAGAGCGCGGTCGTGCTGGGCGGAAAGACCGGCCTGCTCGGGCAGGCGCTGTGTCTGGCCCTGTCCAGGCAGGGATGGACCGTGAATGCACCGGGGCGCGACGAGCTGAACCTGTTCGAGCGTCCGGCCGTGGAGGAATACCTGGCCCGGACCGGAGCCACGGTGCTTTTCAATACGGTGGCCTACACCAAGGTCGATCAGGCCGAGGACGAACCGGCCGAGGCTTCCAGACTGAACAGGCAGCTGCCGCTGGTTCTGGGCAAGGCCGTGCAGAACGCCGGGGTTTCCCTGGTCCACTACAGCACGGATTTCGTTTTCAACGGCAGAAAGACAAGTCCCTACACCCCCGGGGATCAGCCCGCGCCAGGTTCGGTCTACGGCCAGACCAAGCTGCTGGGCGAGCGGGAACTTTTGGCTCTTGATCTGCCGAATCTGCTCATCATCCGCACCTCGTGGCTTTTTGGACCGTGCAAGACCAATTTCGTGACCCGCATCCTGGAGTTGGCCGCGACGCGGCCGGAGCTTTCCGTGGTCCACGACCAGATCGGCAGCCCCTCCTACACCCCGGATCTGGCCGCCGGTTCGCTGGCGCTGCTGGACAAGGGCGCGACGGGCATCTTTCATCTGGCCAACGCGGGACAGGCAAGCTGGTGCGAACTGGCCACGGAGGCCGTCCGGGGGGCGGATCTGGCCTGTCGGATCAAGCCCATCCCTTCGTCCGAATACCCTCAGAAGGCCTGCCGTCCGGCGTATTCGGTCCTGGACCTGAGCGCCTTCACGGCCGTGACGGGCATTGCTCCGCGTCCGTGGGTGCAGGCCCTGCGCGAATTTCTTTTCTCCCGGGAAGATTGCCTGTCATGA
- the rfbB gene encoding dTDP-glucose 4,6-dehydratase, whose translation MHLLVTGGCGFIGSNFIQHMLATHDDVVIVNLDKLTYAGNRRNLAEEEARHMGRRYHFVHGDICDQELVPELMKRFAFDAVLNFAAESHVDRSISDPFPFVTTNVLGTQNLLEAARRAEIPRFVHISTDEVYGTLGPTGQFTEDTPLAPNSPYSASKASSDLLARAYFHTYGMPVMVTRCSNNYGPYQFPEKLIPLVYLKASRNESIPVYGDGLNVRDWIYVMDHCRGVEATLFKGMPGAVYNFGGDAERTNLEVVRLILRLTGRSEELITHVTDRPGHDRRYAMAFERSTADLGWTPQHSFEDGMARTLAWYKANEAWLDEVQSGAYRQFMDAWYQTRQA comes from the coding sequence ATGCATCTGCTCGTCACCGGAGGCTGCGGCTTCATCGGTTCCAATTTCATCCAGCACATGCTTGCCACGCACGACGATGTGGTCATCGTCAACCTCGACAAACTGACCTATGCGGGCAACCGCCGCAATCTGGCCGAGGAAGAGGCCCGGCACATGGGCCGCCGCTATCATTTCGTGCACGGCGACATCTGCGACCAGGAGCTCGTGCCGGAGCTCATGAAGCGCTTTGCCTTCGATGCGGTGCTCAATTTCGCGGCCGAGTCGCACGTGGACCGCTCCATAAGCGACCCCTTTCCCTTTGTCACGACCAACGTACTGGGCACGCAGAACCTGCTGGAGGCCGCAAGGCGGGCTGAAATTCCGCGCTTCGTGCACATTTCCACCGACGAAGTCTACGGCACTCTGGGACCCACCGGGCAGTTCACCGAGGACACCCCCCTGGCGCCCAACTCCCCGTACTCTGCGTCCAAGGCCTCCTCGGACCTTCTGGCCCGGGCCTATTTCCACACCTACGGGATGCCCGTCATGGTCACCCGCTGCTCCAACAACTACGGTCCCTACCAGTTTCCGGAAAAACTCATCCCCCTGGTCTATCTGAAGGCCTCCCGCAACGAGTCCATCCCCGTCTACGGCGACGGGCTGAACGTTCGGGACTGGATCTACGTCATGGATCACTGCCGGGGCGTGGAGGCCACGCTTTTCAAGGGCATGCCCGGCGCGGTGTACAATTTCGGGGGGGACGCCGAGCGGACGAATCTGGAAGTGGTGCGCCTCATACTGCGGCTGACGGGCAGGAGCGAGGAGCTCATCACCCATGTCACCGACCGGCCCGGCCATGATCGCCGTTACGCCATGGCTTTCGAGCGCTCCACGGCGGATCTGGGCTGGACCCCGCAACACTCGTTCGAGGACGGCATGGCCCGCACCCTGGCCTGGTACAAGGCCAACGAGGCCTGGCTTGACGAAGTGCAGAGCGGCGCCTATCGCCAGTTCATGGATGCATGGTACCAAACGAGGCAGGCATGA